One Gopherus flavomarginatus isolate rGopFla2 chromosome 13, rGopFla2.mat.asm, whole genome shotgun sequence DNA window includes the following coding sequences:
- the CENATAC gene encoding centrosomal AT-AC splicing factor isoform X2, with product MGLFYCPLCRLTAFTGRRHLYSGSHQQRLREALGRLQAKVQLARKMIKNAVVVKYEVGEHEQLFWCLCCKQEVKRHLSHGSLTVLHGGLLQHMASLEHKKEANKFWWENKADAKIKEQFLISPEDYERFKSSLVKALDAYEEKEDEVIKEMASHIREVEQSRQEMLHAVLEPQTGIEFCDESSAFSTPGGHKSDITIITEEQLGPSAIQITPDLEWMEGNHALTFIGHQESEGKGNVHTGAKPPWLMQDEEEFGSKQQIGPSYEEFLKEKEKQKLKKLPADRVGANFDHASQTGEGWLPSFGRVWNQGRRWQSRHQFKAESGKDRDSQRKTRKRPKSELQ from the exons ATGGGGCTGTTTTACTGCCCCCTTTGCCGCCTCACCGCCTTCACGGGTCGGCGTCACCTCTACAGCGGCAGCCACCAGCAGCGGCTGCGGGAGGCGCTCGGCCGGCTGCAGGCCAAG GTGCAGTTGGCTCGGAAGATGATTAAAAATGCAGTGGTTGTGAAGTATGAGGTAGGGGAGCATGAACAACTCTTCTGGTGTCTCTGCTGCAAGCAGGAGGTGAAAAGGCACCTGAGCCATGGGAGCCTGACAGTGCTGCATGGGGGACTTCTGCAGCACATGGCCAG cctGGAGCATAAAAAAGAAGCCAACAAGTTCTGGTGGGAGAACAAAGCAGACGCCAAAATAAAGGAGCAGTTTCTGATTTCCCCTGAGGACTATGAACG GTTCAAATCATCACTTGTCAAAGCTCTGGATGCTTATGAAGAAAAAGAGGATGAGGTCATTAAAGAG ATGGCATCCCATATCCGAGAAGTGGAGCAGAGCAGACAAGAAATGCTACATGCTGTCTTAGAG CCTCAAACAGGGATAGAATTTTGCGATGAGTCATCCGCCTTCAGTACACCTGGAGGGCATAAAAG TGACATCACCATCATCACAGAAGAGCAGCTTGGTCCAAGTGCCATTCAGATAACACCTGATTTAGAGTGGATGGAAGGAAACCATGCTCTGACTTTTATTGGCCACCAG gaatcagaagggaagggaaatgttcACACAG GCGCCAAACCTCCCTGGCTGATGCAGGATGAAGAGGAGTTTGGAAGTAAACAGCAGATTGGACCTTCATATGAGGAATTTCTCAAAGAAA AGGAGAAGCAGAAGCTGAAAAAGCTTCCAGCAGATCGTGTTGGTGCCAACTTTGATCACGCCTCTCAGACAGGTGAAGGCTGGCTTCCCTCCTTTGGACGGGTCTGGAATCAGGGCAGGAGGTGGCAATCCAG aCATCAGTTCAAAGCTGAATCCGGCAAAGACAGAGACAGTCAAAGGAAGACCCGAAAGAGACCAAAATCTGAGCTTCAATGA
- the CENATAC gene encoding centrosomal AT-AC splicing factor isoform X1, translating into MGLFYCPLCRLTAFTGRRHLYSGSHQQRLREALGRLQAKVQLARKMIKNAVVVKYEVGEHEQLFWCLCCKQEVKRHLSHGSLTVLHGGLLQHMASLEHKKEANKFWWENKADAKIKEQFLISPEDYERFKSSLVKALDAYEEKEDEVIKEMASHIREVEQSRQEMLHAVLEPQTGIEFCDESSAFSTPGGHKSDITIITEEQLGPSAIQITPDLEWMEGNHALTFIGHQESEGKGNVHTGAKPPWLMQDEEEFGSKQQIGPSYEEFLKEKEKQKLKKLPADRVGANFDHASQTGEGWLPSFGRVWNQGRRWQSSRLHSPSFSIFLRHQFKAESGKDRDSQRKTRKRPKSELQ; encoded by the exons ATGGGGCTGTTTTACTGCCCCCTTTGCCGCCTCACCGCCTTCACGGGTCGGCGTCACCTCTACAGCGGCAGCCACCAGCAGCGGCTGCGGGAGGCGCTCGGCCGGCTGCAGGCCAAG GTGCAGTTGGCTCGGAAGATGATTAAAAATGCAGTGGTTGTGAAGTATGAGGTAGGGGAGCATGAACAACTCTTCTGGTGTCTCTGCTGCAAGCAGGAGGTGAAAAGGCACCTGAGCCATGGGAGCCTGACAGTGCTGCATGGGGGACTTCTGCAGCACATGGCCAG cctGGAGCATAAAAAAGAAGCCAACAAGTTCTGGTGGGAGAACAAAGCAGACGCCAAAATAAAGGAGCAGTTTCTGATTTCCCCTGAGGACTATGAACG GTTCAAATCATCACTTGTCAAAGCTCTGGATGCTTATGAAGAAAAAGAGGATGAGGTCATTAAAGAG ATGGCATCCCATATCCGAGAAGTGGAGCAGAGCAGACAAGAAATGCTACATGCTGTCTTAGAG CCTCAAACAGGGATAGAATTTTGCGATGAGTCATCCGCCTTCAGTACACCTGGAGGGCATAAAAG TGACATCACCATCATCACAGAAGAGCAGCTTGGTCCAAGTGCCATTCAGATAACACCTGATTTAGAGTGGATGGAAGGAAACCATGCTCTGACTTTTATTGGCCACCAG gaatcagaagggaagggaaatgttcACACAG GCGCCAAACCTCCCTGGCTGATGCAGGATGAAGAGGAGTTTGGAAGTAAACAGCAGATTGGACCTTCATATGAGGAATTTCTCAAAGAAA AGGAGAAGCAGAAGCTGAAAAAGCTTCCAGCAGATCGTGTTGGTGCCAACTTTGATCACGCCTCTCAGACAGGTGAAGGCTGGCTTCCCTCCTTTGGACGGGTCTGGAATCAGGGCAGGAGGTGGCAATCCAG CAGGCTGCATTCTCCaagcttttccatttttttaagaCATCAGTTCAAAGCTGAATCCGGCAAAGACAGAGACAGTCAAAGGAAGACCCGAAAGAGACCAAAATCTGAGCTTCAATGA
- the RPS25 gene encoding 40S ribosomal protein S25: MLRKCSESTGFPRLPKQASSFLIRHLEVAAAAVAAAATSTTAMPPKDDKKKKDAGKSAKKDKDPVNKSGGKAKKKKWSKGKVRDKLNNLVLFDKATYDKLCKEVPNYKLITPAVVSERLKIRGSLARAALQELLSKGLIKLVSKHRAQVIYTRNTKGGDAPAGGEDA, encoded by the exons ATGCTCCGGAAGTGCAGTGAAAGCACGGGGTTTCCCAGACTCCCTAAGCAGGCTTCTTCCTTTCTCATCCGACATCttgaagtagcagcagcagctgttgccGCCGCCGCTACCAGCACCACCGCCATG CCCCCCAAGGACGATAAAAAGAAGAAGGATGCGGGGAAGTCCGCGAAGAAAGATAAGGACCCAGTGAACAAATCTGGGGGTAAAGCCAAAAAAAAG AAGTGGTCCAAGGGGAAAGTAAGAGACAAGCTGAACAACCTTGTTTTGTTTGATAAGGCTACTTATGATAAACTGTGCAAAGAAGTGCCCAACTACAAGCTCATCACACCAGCTGTAGTCTCTGAAAGGTTGAAGATTCGAGGATCTTTAGCAAGAGCTGCCCTCCAGGAACTGCTCAGCAAAG GTTTGATCAAACTTGTGTCGAAGCACCGAGCCCAAGTGATTTACACCAGAAACACAAAGGGTGGAGATGCACCTGCTGGTGGGGAGGATGCTTAA